The Georgenia sp. TF02-10 genome window below encodes:
- a CDS encoding peptidase E, whose translation MRGTIVALGGGGFSMSDDGSSAIDDHIVELTGKAQPKVCFVPTASGDADGYAARFEEAFSGRARTSVLSLFCHEPWGYTDPNMLLDQDVVYVGGGSTANLLAVWRLHGLPDLLRQAAGNGTVLAGISAGMNCWFEGSSTDSFGPLSPLPDGLGFIPGSACPHYLGEPDRREKYQRWVATGALGDGYAVDEYAAIVWRDGALAEAVAEQSGRPVFRVERTGDDAVEHEVDVRTLVR comes from the coding sequence ATGAGGGGCACGATCGTCGCGCTGGGCGGCGGCGGGTTCTCGATGTCCGACGACGGGTCCTCGGCGATCGACGATCACATCGTCGAGCTGACGGGCAAGGCACAGCCGAAGGTCTGCTTCGTCCCGACCGCCAGCGGCGACGCGGACGGCTACGCAGCGCGGTTCGAGGAAGCCTTCAGCGGCCGCGCGCGCACATCGGTGCTCTCGCTCTTCTGCCACGAACCGTGGGGGTACACCGATCCGAACATGTTGCTCGACCAGGACGTGGTCTACGTCGGCGGCGGTTCCACCGCCAACCTGCTGGCGGTCTGGCGGCTGCACGGGCTTCCCGACCTGCTGCGGCAGGCCGCTGGAAACGGCACGGTGCTCGCCGGGATCAGCGCGGGGATGAACTGCTGGTTCGAGGGCTCGTCCACGGACTCCTTCGGGCCGCTGTCCCCGCTGCCGGACGGCCTCGGCTTCATCCCGGGAAGCGCCTGTCCGCACTACCTTGGCGAACCTGACCGCCGCGAGAAGTACCAGCGGTGGGTGGCGACCGGTGCGCTGGGCGACGGCTACGCGGTCGACGAGTACGCGGCCATCGTGTGGCGCGATGGTGCGCTGGCGGAAGCGGTCGCTGAGCAGTCGGGCCGGCCGGTGTTCCGGGTCGAGCGGACTGGTGACGACGCCGTGGAGCACGAGGTGGACGTGCGCACGCTCGTGCGGTGA
- a CDS encoding rhodanese-like domain-containing protein, producing the protein MALPDVPGSSVPVTALDPERPVPEGYVLLDVREQDEWDAGHAPGAVHIPMGDLPDRIDDLPEGELLVVCRTGGRSGRSVAWLNQAGFDAYNVDGGMSAWAKTGLPLSSETGTEPTII; encoded by the coding sequence ATGGCTCTCCCCGACGTCCCCGGCAGTTCCGTCCCCGTCACCGCGCTCGACCCCGAGCGCCCGGTGCCCGAGGGTTACGTGCTGCTCGACGTGCGCGAGCAGGACGAGTGGGACGCCGGCCACGCCCCCGGCGCCGTCCACATCCCGATGGGCGACCTCCCGGACCGGATCGACGACCTGCCCGAGGGCGAGCTCCTGGTGGTCTGCCGCACGGGCGGCCGCTCGGGCCGTTCGGTGGCCTGGCTCAACCAGGCTGGCTTCGATGCCTACAACGTCGACGGCGGCATGTCGGCCTGGGCCAAGACGGGCCTGCCGCTGTCCTCCGAGACCGGCACGGAGCCGACGATCATCTGA
- a CDS encoding DUF5926 family protein yields the protein MGKKSRRKSRPEGAPKRRRAEVAYVERPFAGLPAETDLVAMREVVPAATATVHTTAEYGDREVQLVTLLPDMVPALHRDDGTVLVALQTAAHSGDASRDVAAALLEALDLAPGSALATAEPPEPGPRLQDVLDSGAGVDVEVRSTFDFWLTDQARQDADVARALEQANENIVPTVKVDGVESAYWCRMSREFLRWARPEDSEQVLDAIARLHAARQSAVDDGARFVGAFRSCGILIPVWELAPGTEAEELTAPLQAFEERFTAALAADQPLTPEERRARAGIVSRQVALR from the coding sequence ATGGGAAAGAAGAGCCGCCGCAAGTCCCGCCCCGAGGGCGCCCCCAAGCGCCGGCGCGCGGAGGTCGCCTACGTCGAGCGGCCCTTCGCCGGGCTGCCGGCCGAGACTGACCTGGTCGCGATGCGCGAGGTGGTGCCCGCGGCGACCGCGACGGTGCACACCACCGCCGAGTACGGCGACCGCGAGGTCCAACTCGTCACCCTCCTGCCGGACATGGTGCCGGCGCTGCACCGCGACGACGGCACCGTCCTGGTCGCGCTGCAGACGGCCGCGCACTCCGGGGACGCCTCCCGCGACGTCGCCGCCGCCCTGCTCGAGGCCCTCGACCTCGCCCCCGGCTCCGCGCTCGCCACCGCCGAGCCGCCCGAGCCCGGCCCGCGCCTGCAGGACGTCCTGGACTCCGGCGCCGGCGTGGACGTGGAGGTCCGCAGCACCTTCGACTTCTGGCTCACCGACCAGGCCCGGCAGGACGCCGACGTCGCCCGCGCCCTCGAGCAGGCCAACGAGAACATCGTCCCCACGGTCAAGGTCGACGGCGTGGAGTCGGCCTACTGGTGCCGGATGAGCCGGGAGTTCCTGCGCTGGGCCCGGCCGGAGGACTCCGAGCAGGTCCTCGACGCGATCGCTCGGCTGCACGCCGCGCGGCAGTCCGCCGTCGACGACGGCGCCCGGTTCGTCGGCGCGTTCCGGTCCTGCGGCATCCTCATCCCGGTCTGGGAGCTGGCCCCCGGCACCGAGGCCGAGGAGCTGACCGCACCGCTCCAGGCGTTCGAGGAGCGGTTCACCGCCGCCCTCGCCGCCGACCAGCCGCTCACGCCCGAGGAGCGCCGGGCGCGTGCGGGCATCGTCTCCCGGCAGGTCGCCCTGCGCTGA
- a CDS encoding glycosyltransferase, whose amino-acid sequence MRQESGSQRVAVVIPAKDEVDRIAATVRAARAIPHVDLVVVVDDGSEDGTQHAARAAGAVVVRHSVNRGKASAMETGARVVAMRDAQGEPARLLLFLDADLGESAVATAPLVPPVLEGRADCTIAVLPPQPGAGGRGIVTGLARRSIARATGWTPTQPLSGQRCMTREAFEAAQPLAHGWGVETGMTIDLLVAGLTVQEVPCDLRHRPSSNNLAGQLHRSAQYRDVALAVAHRNVRRVRVPPGRRGENPSRQRPGRPYRAWA is encoded by the coding sequence GTGAGGCAGGAGTCGGGGTCGCAGCGGGTCGCCGTCGTCATCCCTGCCAAGGACGAGGTTGACCGCATCGCCGCGACCGTCCGGGCCGCCCGCGCCATCCCGCACGTGGACCTCGTCGTCGTCGTCGACGACGGCTCGGAGGACGGCACGCAGCACGCCGCGCGGGCGGCGGGCGCCGTCGTCGTGCGCCACTCGGTCAACCGGGGGAAGGCCTCCGCGATGGAGACCGGCGCCCGCGTCGTCGCCATGCGCGACGCCCAGGGCGAGCCGGCCCGGCTGCTGCTCTTCCTCGACGCCGACCTCGGCGAGAGCGCGGTGGCCACCGCGCCGCTGGTGCCGCCGGTCCTGGAGGGGCGGGCGGACTGCACCATCGCGGTGCTCCCGCCCCAGCCCGGCGCCGGCGGCCGGGGGATCGTCACCGGCCTGGCGCGCCGGTCGATCGCCCGGGCCACCGGGTGGACGCCCACCCAGCCCCTGTCCGGGCAGCGGTGCATGACGCGGGAGGCGTTCGAGGCCGCCCAGCCCCTCGCCCACGGCTGGGGCGTGGAGACCGGGATGACGATCGACCTGCTCGTCGCCGGCCTGACCGTCCAGGAGGTGCCCTGCGACCTGCGCCACCGCCCGTCCAGCAACAACCTGGCCGGGCAGCTGCACCGCTCCGCCCAGTACCGGGACGTCGCCCTCGCCGTCGCGCACCGCAACGTCCGCCGGGTGCGGGTCCCGCCCGGCCGGCGGGGGGAGAACCCCAGCCGGCAGCGCCCCGGCCGGCCCTACCGCGCCTGGGCCTGA
- the pheA gene encoding prephenate dehydratase has product MPAVDGVRPRARYAYLGPEGTFSEVALRQVVTGEDADLVPCTDVVTALDRVRSGEVDFAVVPIENSVEGGVNVTMDTLATGAPLRIVAEMLVPVAFTLSARAGTTLEQVRRIGTHPHAWAQCRRWVAAHLPGAVHVPATSTAAAAALLAERPDAGFDAALSSAVSVEKYGLTPLAEGINDNPHAVTRFILVAAPGYLPPPTGADKTTLMVHLPDNEAGALLSMLEQFATRGVNLSRIESRPIGDSLGRYSFSIDAEGHVAEERVQATLIGLHRVCPTVRFLGSYPRADGQRPQMRPGTHDADFRAARDWVAGLLDGLAPTGAGD; this is encoded by the coding sequence ATGCCCGCCGTCGACGGCGTCCGTCCCCGCGCCCGGTACGCCTACCTCGGGCCGGAGGGCACCTTCTCCGAGGTCGCGCTGCGGCAGGTCGTCACCGGGGAGGACGCCGACCTGGTGCCGTGCACCGACGTGGTGACCGCGCTGGACCGGGTCCGGTCGGGCGAGGTCGACTTCGCCGTCGTCCCGATCGAGAATTCCGTAGAGGGCGGCGTCAACGTCACCATGGACACCCTTGCCACCGGGGCGCCGCTGCGGATCGTGGCGGAGATGCTGGTCCCGGTCGCGTTCACCCTCTCCGCCCGGGCCGGGACCACCCTGGAGCAGGTCCGGCGCATCGGCACCCACCCGCACGCCTGGGCGCAGTGCCGCCGCTGGGTCGCCGCGCACCTGCCCGGCGCCGTGCACGTCCCGGCCACCTCCACCGCCGCCGCGGCCGCGCTGCTCGCCGAGCGGCCCGACGCCGGCTTCGACGCCGCCCTGTCCTCGGCCGTCTCGGTGGAGAAGTACGGCCTGACCCCGCTGGCCGAGGGCATCAACGACAACCCGCACGCGGTGACCCGGTTCATCCTCGTCGCCGCCCCCGGCTACCTCCCCCCGCCCACGGGCGCGGACAAGACCACGCTCATGGTGCACCTGCCCGACAACGAGGCCGGGGCCCTGCTGAGCATGCTCGAGCAGTTCGCGACCCGGGGGGTCAACCTCTCCCGGATCGAGTCCCGGCCGATCGGGGACTCCCTGGGCCGGTACTCCTTCTCCATCGACGCCGAGGGGCACGTGGCCGAGGAACGGGTGCAGGCCACCCTCATCGGCCTGCACCGGGTGTGCCCCACCGTGCGGTTCCTCGGCTCCTACCCGCGCGCCGACGGGCAGCGCCCGCAGATGCGGCCCGGGACGCACGACGCCGACTTCCGCGCGGCACGGGACTGGGTGGCGGGACTGCTGGACGGGCTGGCGCCGACCGGGGCGGGGGACTGA
- a CDS encoding diacylglycerol kinase family protein, which translates to MAWEQWLAVVALLLAVVALIAGALAWRAVRPARAGTRRPGTAGDGAAEEATEDQPADEEPPGPPAVVLNPSKVRDVEGLRDLVNQTAGEVGLAEPLWFETTVEDPGLGQAREALAAGASLVIAAGGDGTVRAVAEALAGSEVPMGLVPLGTGNLLARNLEIPLGSQREMVSTALTGRDRPIDMGWLRTEPLSAEDEAKVAGRADASTAKSADATGSGAAAEGRYLDSALPEDEEELRAHAAETPQVPVEDPDKEHVFLVIGGLGFDAAMVAGADDELKARIGWLAYFLAGVKHLTGRKIRATVELGGSGPGDTITARTILFANVGRLPGGVVLFPDAQLDDGWLDVAAIDTRGGLIGWADLLRKVVLQGIGVRRDLVPYATGTIEFRRSQEVVVRTEEPEHVQVDGDLIGYARVVRARVEERALVVRTA; encoded by the coding sequence ATGGCGTGGGAGCAGTGGCTGGCGGTCGTGGCGCTCCTCCTCGCCGTGGTGGCCCTCATCGCCGGTGCGCTGGCCTGGCGCGCCGTTCGCCCTGCCCGCGCCGGGACCCGCCGGCCCGGGACGGCCGGGGACGGTGCGGCCGAGGAGGCGACCGAGGACCAGCCCGCGGACGAGGAGCCGCCCGGCCCGCCCGCCGTCGTGCTGAACCCGTCGAAGGTCCGGGACGTGGAAGGCCTGCGGGACCTGGTGAACCAGACCGCCGGCGAGGTGGGGCTGGCCGAGCCGCTGTGGTTCGAGACCACCGTGGAGGACCCGGGCCTGGGGCAGGCGCGGGAGGCGCTGGCCGCCGGGGCGTCGCTGGTGATCGCCGCCGGCGGGGACGGCACCGTGCGCGCCGTCGCCGAGGCCCTGGCCGGCAGCGAGGTGCCGATGGGCCTCGTCCCGCTGGGCACCGGCAACCTGCTGGCCCGCAACCTGGAGATTCCGCTGGGCAGCCAGCGCGAGATGGTCTCCACCGCCCTGACCGGGCGAGACCGGCCGATCGACATGGGCTGGCTGCGCACCGAGCCGCTCTCCGCGGAGGACGAGGCGAAGGTCGCCGGCCGGGCTGACGCCTCGACCGCCAAGAGCGCCGACGCGACCGGGTCCGGCGCGGCCGCCGAGGGCCGCTACCTGGACAGCGCGCTGCCCGAGGACGAGGAGGAGCTGCGCGCGCACGCCGCCGAGACCCCGCAGGTCCCGGTCGAGGACCCGGACAAGGAGCACGTGTTCCTGGTCATCGGCGGCCTCGGCTTCGACGCGGCGATGGTCGCCGGCGCCGACGACGAGCTCAAGGCCCGGATCGGCTGGCTGGCGTACTTCCTCGCCGGGGTCAAGCACCTGACCGGCCGGAAGATCCGGGCCACCGTCGAGCTCGGCGGGTCCGGGCCGGGGGACACGATCACGGCCCGGACCATCCTGTTCGCCAACGTCGGTCGGCTGCCCGGCGGGGTGGTGCTCTTCCCCGACGCCCAGCTCGATGACGGGTGGCTGGACGTGGCGGCGATCGACACCCGGGGCGGCCTGATCGGCTGGGCGGACCTGCTCCGCAAGGTGGTCCTCCAGGGCATCGGCGTGCGCCGGGACCTGGTGCCCTACGCCACCGGCACCATCGAGTTCCGCCGCTCCCAGGAGGTGGTGGTCCGCACCGAGGAGCCCGAGCACGTCCAGGTCGACGGCGACCTCATCGGCTACGCCCGGGTCGTGCGGGCCCGGGTGGAGGAGCGGGCGCTGGTGGTGCGCACGGCGTAG
- the serS gene encoding serine--tRNA ligase, with protein sequence MIDLKALRADPEKVRASQRARGADVDVVDALLQADARRRSTLTRFEELRAEQKQASRSVGAADPAERPAVLARAKELAAQVRAAEVEADAAAAEVDALLQQVPNVVLDGVPAGGEEDYAVLKHVGTPRDFAAEGLAPLDHLDLGEGLRAIDTKRGTKVAGARFYFLTGIGARLELALLTAALDQALATGFTPMVTPTLVTPQTMAGTGFLGAHTDEVYHLATDDLYLTGTSEVALAGYHADEILDLDGGPLRYAGWSTCYRREAGSYGKDTRGIIRVHQFNKVEMFSYVPAEQAEEEHARLLAWEEEMLAKVELPYRVIDTAAGDLGTSAARKFDCEAWLPSQSRYLELTSTSNCTTFQARRLGIRERAADGQTRPVATLNGTLATTRWLVAILENHQLPGGAVRVPAGLRPYLGGLEVIEPA encoded by the coding sequence GTGATCGACCTCAAGGCCCTGCGGGCCGACCCGGAGAAGGTGCGGGCCAGCCAGCGGGCCCGCGGGGCCGACGTGGACGTCGTCGACGCCCTGCTCCAGGCCGACGCCCGGCGCCGGTCCACCCTGACCCGGTTCGAGGAGCTCCGCGCCGAGCAGAAGCAGGCGTCCCGGAGCGTCGGCGCCGCCGACCCGGCGGAGCGGCCGGCCGTGCTGGCCCGCGCCAAGGAGCTCGCCGCCCAGGTCCGCGCCGCCGAGGTCGAGGCCGACGCCGCCGCCGCGGAGGTCGACGCGCTGCTGCAGCAGGTCCCCAACGTCGTCCTCGACGGCGTCCCGGCCGGCGGGGAGGAGGACTACGCGGTCCTCAAGCACGTGGGCACCCCCCGCGACTTCGCCGCCGAGGGCCTCGCCCCGCTGGACCACCTCGACCTGGGCGAGGGCCTGCGCGCCATCGACACCAAGCGCGGCACCAAGGTCGCCGGCGCCCGGTTCTACTTCCTCACCGGTATCGGCGCCCGGCTCGAGCTCGCCCTGCTCACCGCCGCCCTGGACCAGGCGCTCGCCACCGGCTTCACGCCGATGGTCACCCCCACCCTGGTCACCCCGCAGACGATGGCCGGCACCGGCTTCCTCGGCGCGCACACCGATGAGGTCTACCACCTGGCCACCGACGACCTGTACCTCACCGGCACCTCCGAGGTCGCGCTCGCCGGCTACCACGCCGACGAGATCCTCGACCTCGACGGCGGCCCGCTGCGCTACGCCGGCTGGTCCACCTGCTACCGGCGCGAGGCCGGCTCCTACGGCAAGGACACCCGCGGCATCATCCGGGTGCACCAGTTCAACAAGGTGGAGATGTTCTCTTACGTCCCGGCGGAGCAGGCGGAGGAGGAGCACGCCCGGCTGCTCGCCTGGGAGGAGGAGATGCTCGCCAAGGTCGAGCTGCCCTACCGGGTCATCGATACCGCCGCCGGGGACCTCGGCACCTCCGCCGCCCGGAAGTTCGACTGCGAGGCCTGGCTGCCCAGCCAGTCCCGGTACCTCGAGCTCACCTCCACCTCCAACTGCACCACCTTCCAGGCCCGGCGGCTGGGCATCCGGGAGCGGGCGGCCGACGGCCAGACCCGCCCGGTGGCCACCCTCAACGGCACGCTCGCCACCACCCGGTGGCTGGTGGCGATCCTGGAGAACCACCAGCTGCCCGGCGGGGCCGTCCGGGTGCCCGCCGGGCTGCGGCCCTACCTCGGGGGCCTGGAGGTCATCGAGCCCGCATGA
- a CDS encoding HAD family hydrolase — MTDLTGASVPAEPAGNGVLPLAARAARWREALPPTLPAAGADLLVALDIDGTLLTHDGELRPAVAEAVADLRDTGTRVVLATGRSLQAVTPVAAALGLTHGWAVCSNGAVVIRLDPGLAEGHEITDVVTFDPGPTLRLLREEVPSGLFAVEDLGRGFKVTSPFPMGELTGEVEVVDFEELAAAPATRVTLRAPELSSADFHDLVQRVGLHGVGYAVGWTAWLDISPEGVSKASALEMLRGRMDVRPAATVAVGDGSNDLEMLAWAAHGVAMGDAGPQVVAAADVVTDRVGQDGAAVVLRALLER; from the coding sequence ATGACGGACCTCACCGGCGCCAGCGTCCCGGCGGAGCCGGCCGGCAACGGCGTCCTGCCGCTGGCCGCGCGCGCCGCCCGGTGGCGGGAGGCGCTGCCGCCCACCCTGCCCGCCGCGGGGGCGGACCTGCTCGTCGCCCTGGACATCGACGGCACCCTGCTCACCCACGACGGCGAGCTCCGCCCCGCCGTCGCCGAGGCCGTGGCCGACCTGCGCGACACCGGGACCCGGGTGGTCCTGGCCACCGGCCGCTCCCTCCAGGCCGTCACCCCGGTGGCCGCCGCCCTGGGCCTGACCCACGGCTGGGCGGTGTGCTCCAACGGGGCCGTCGTCATCCGGCTGGACCCCGGGCTGGCGGAGGGGCACGAGATCACCGACGTCGTCACCTTCGACCCGGGGCCGACCCTGCGGCTGCTGCGCGAGGAGGTGCCGTCCGGGCTGTTCGCGGTGGAGGACCTCGGCCGCGGGTTCAAGGTGACCTCGCCCTTCCCGATGGGGGAGCTGACCGGGGAGGTGGAGGTGGTGGACTTCGAGGAGCTCGCCGCCGCCCCCGCCACCCGGGTGACGCTGCGGGCGCCGGAGCTGAGCTCGGCGGACTTCCACGACCTCGTCCAGCGGGTGGGCCTGCACGGGGTGGGCTACGCGGTCGGCTGGACCGCGTGGCTGGACATCTCCCCGGAGGGCGTGAGCAAGGCCAGCGCGCTGGAGATGCTGCGCGGGCGGATGGACGTCCGGCCCGCCGCCACGGTCGCGGTGGGCGACGGGTCGAACGACCTGGAGATGCTCGCCTGGGCCGCGCACGGGGTGGCCATGGGCGACGCCGGCCCGCAGGTGGTGGCGGCGGCCGACGTCGTCACCGACCGGGTGGGCCAGGACGGCGCCGCCGTCGTGCTGCGGGCGCTGCTCGAGCGCTGA
- a CDS encoding MerR family transcriptional regulator, whose amino-acid sequence MTAATEEQQVLTVGQIAEQLGVTVRTLHHYDEIGLVTPSARSHAGYRLYAPADIDRLRSVVVYRRLGLPLEQIHELLAQETPGAVAEHLQRQRAVVVSRLAELTELLAAIDRAWEQEMNGVNLTPQEQRELFGDSFSDEYAAEAQERWGGTDAWRQSEQRTREYTKADWEQIKAESEAVNAAFVAALTAGLPATSAEAMDAAEAARAHIERWFYDLDAQFHRKLSDMYVTEPRYTKTYEDVHPGLAQYVRDAIHANADRQAHVS is encoded by the coding sequence ATGACCGCAGCGACGGAGGAGCAGCAGGTGCTCACGGTGGGCCAGATCGCCGAGCAGCTCGGCGTCACGGTGCGGACCCTGCACCACTACGACGAGATCGGCCTGGTCACCCCGAGCGCACGCAGCCACGCCGGGTACCGCCTGTACGCGCCGGCGGACATCGACCGGCTGCGCAGCGTGGTGGTCTACCGGCGCCTGGGCCTGCCGCTCGAGCAGATCCACGAGCTGCTCGCGCAGGAGACGCCGGGGGCGGTGGCCGAGCACCTGCAGCGCCAGCGCGCGGTGGTCGTGTCCCGGCTGGCGGAGCTCACCGAGCTCCTGGCAGCCATCGACCGAGCGTGGGAGCAAGAGATGAACGGCGTGAACCTCACCCCGCAGGAGCAGCGCGAGCTGTTCGGGGACAGCTTCAGCGACGAGTACGCGGCCGAGGCCCAGGAGCGCTGGGGCGGCACCGACGCGTGGCGGCAGTCCGAGCAGCGCACCCGGGAGTACACCAAGGCGGACTGGGAGCAGATCAAGGCCGAGAGCGAGGCGGTCAACGCCGCGTTCGTCGCGGCGCTGACCGCCGGGCTGCCGGCCACCTCCGCCGAGGCGATGGACGCCGCCGAGGCGGCGCGGGCCCATATCGAGCGCTGGTTCTACGACCTCGACGCCCAGTTCCACCGCAAGCTCAGCGACATGTACGTCACCGAACCGCGGTACACCAAGACGTACGAGGACGTCCACCCGGGCCTCGCGCAGTACGTCCGGGACGCCATCCACGCCAACGCCGACCGGCAGGCGCACGTGTCCTGA
- a CDS encoding ABC transporter substrate-binding protein, translating into MTTKRRAMGTLAGAAALAMTLGACGGADELGGGGGGGGGDDTAGGTDCSPYEDYGSFDGETVSLFSSIREVEADQLQDTFTEFTECTGITVEHNGSGEFEQQVVVQAEGGNAPDLAIFPQPGLFARMVESGYLVEPSEEVEANVDEGWSEDWKSYGTVDGTFYGAPLMASVKSFVWYSPTAFEENGYEVPTTWDDLMALTEQIAADHGSEDVKPWCAGIESGGATGWPATDWIEDMVLRAGGPDVYDQWVNHEIPFNDPQIVEAVDMAGGILKNPDYVNGGIGDPRSIATTSFNDAGLPILDGNCFLHRQASFYEAQWPEGTDVSPEGDVFAFYLPGETEDESPLLVGGEFVGAFNDNEATQAVQAYMSSGEWANTRVEIGGVTSANTAVDPENASSDVLRLAIELLQDENAVARFDGSDMMPSEVGAGAFWSGMVSWIDGAETQTAVDQIEAAWPAG; encoded by the coding sequence ATGACGACCAAGCGGCGTGCCATGGGGACGCTGGCCGGCGCGGCGGCGCTGGCCATGACCCTGGGGGCCTGTGGCGGGGCCGACGAGCTTGGCGGCGGGGGCGGCGGGGGCGGCGGGGACGACACCGCCGGCGGCACCGACTGCTCGCCGTACGAGGACTACGGCAGCTTCGACGGCGAGACGGTCTCGCTGTTCTCCTCCATCCGCGAGGTCGAGGCGGACCAGCTCCAGGACACCTTCACCGAGTTCACCGAGTGCACCGGCATCACCGTGGAGCACAACGGCTCCGGGGAGTTCGAGCAGCAGGTCGTCGTGCAGGCCGAGGGCGGCAACGCGCCCGACCTGGCGATCTTCCCCCAGCCCGGCCTGTTCGCCCGCATGGTCGAGTCCGGCTACCTCGTCGAGCCGTCGGAGGAGGTCGAGGCCAACGTCGACGAGGGCTGGAGCGAGGACTGGAAGAGCTACGGCACGGTGGACGGGACGTTCTACGGCGCGCCGCTCATGGCCAGCGTGAAGTCCTTCGTCTGGTACAGCCCGACGGCGTTCGAGGAGAACGGCTACGAGGTCCCCACCACGTGGGACGACCTGATGGCGCTGACCGAGCAGATCGCCGCCGACCACGGCTCGGAGGACGTCAAGCCCTGGTGCGCCGGGATCGAGTCCGGCGGGGCGACCGGCTGGCCGGCCACCGACTGGATCGAGGACATGGTCCTGCGCGCCGGCGGCCCGGACGTCTACGACCAGTGGGTCAACCACGAGATCCCGTTCAACGACCCGCAGATCGTCGAGGCCGTGGACATGGCCGGGGGCATTCTGAAGAACCCGGACTACGTCAATGGCGGCATCGGCGACCCCCGCTCGATCGCCACGACGTCCTTCAACGACGCCGGCCTGCCGATCCTCGACGGCAACTGCTTCCTGCACCGCCAGGCCTCCTTCTACGAGGCGCAGTGGCCCGAGGGCACCGACGTCAGCCCCGAAGGCGACGTGTTCGCCTTCTACCTGCCCGGCGAGACCGAGGACGAGAGCCCGCTGCTGGTCGGCGGGGAGTTCGTCGGCGCCTTCAACGACAATGAGGCCACCCAGGCCGTCCAGGCGTACATGTCCTCGGGCGAGTGGGCGAACACCCGGGTGGAGATCGGCGGGGTGACGAGCGCGAACACCGCCGTCGACCCCGAGAACGCCTCCTCCGACGTCCTGCGCCTGGCCATCGAGCTGCTCCAGGACGAGAACGCGGTCGCCCGCTTCGACGGCTCGGACATGATGCCCTCCGAGGTCGGTGCGGGGGCCTTCTGGTCCGGGATGGTGAGCTGGATCGACGGCGCCGAGACCCAGACGGCGGTGGACCAGATCGAGGCCGCCTGGCCCGCCGGCTGA
- a CDS encoding carbohydrate ABC transporter permease: protein MDFFLYSKIGQMVLALLAFAAVVAVLMLGARVADRVAGRTRNLWALLVFAGPALLLLGVGLIYPAGRTIVMSFMDRRSEEWVALDNYAWVLNNPESLRAFINTFWWVILTPLVATVVGLLYAILIDGKRFEKVAKSLLFMPMAISFVGAGIIWKFVYEYRGAAQDQIGLLNAVLVAVGLEPVRFLQDGPWNTFFLIFVMIWVQAGFAMVLLSAAIKAIPTDIVEAARLDGVSPWQMFRSITVPSIRPTLVVVVTTISIATLKIFDITRTMTGARFGTQVLANQMYDQSFTFGNNGIGSATAVVIFVLVIPIIVYNVRQMLRNREVRGA from the coding sequence ATGGACTTCTTCCTGTACTCCAAGATCGGGCAGATGGTCCTGGCGCTGCTGGCCTTCGCCGCGGTCGTCGCGGTCCTGATGCTCGGCGCGCGGGTGGCCGACCGGGTCGCCGGGCGGACCCGCAACCTGTGGGCGCTGCTCGTCTTCGCCGGGCCGGCGCTCCTCCTGCTCGGCGTCGGCCTGATCTACCCGGCCGGCCGCACGATCGTCATGTCCTTCATGGACCGCCGCTCGGAGGAGTGGGTGGCCCTGGACAACTACGCCTGGGTCCTCAACAACCCCGAGTCCCTGCGGGCCTTCATCAACACGTTCTGGTGGGTGATCCTCACCCCGCTCGTGGCGACGGTCGTGGGCCTGCTCTACGCCATCCTCATCGACGGCAAGCGGTTCGAGAAGGTCGCCAAGTCGCTGCTGTTCATGCCCATGGCGATCTCCTTCGTCGGTGCCGGGATCATCTGGAAGTTCGTCTACGAGTACCGCGGCGCGGCGCAGGACCAGATCGGCCTGCTCAACGCCGTCCTGGTGGCGGTCGGCCTGGAGCCGGTGCGGTTCCTCCAGGACGGGCCGTGGAACACCTTCTTCCTCATCTTCGTGATGATCTGGGTGCAGGCCGGGTTCGCCATGGTGCTGCTCTCGGCGGCGATCAAGGCGATTCCGACCGACATCGTCGAGGCGGCCCGGCTCGACGGCGTCAGCCCCTGGCAGATGTTCCGCTCGATCACCGTGCCCTCGATCCGGCCCACCCTGGTGGTGGTGGTGACCACGATCTCCATCGCCACGCTGAAGATCTTTGACATCACCCGGACGATGACCGGCGCCCGGTTCGGCACCCAGGTGCTGGCGAACCAGATGTACGACCAGTCCTTCACCTTCGGCAACAACGGGATCGGCTCGGCGACGGCCGTGGTCATCTTCGTCCTAGTGATCCCGATCATCGTGTACAACGTCCGGCAGATGCTCAGGAACCGGGAGGTGCGTGGAGCATGA